A genomic segment from Glycine soja cultivar W05 chromosome 18, ASM419377v2, whole genome shotgun sequence encodes:
- the LOC114397258 gene encoding U-box domain-containing protein 13-like encodes MLIAEAGAIPHLVDLLYAPDAGTQEHVVTALLNLSINVDNKERIMASEAVPGILHVLENGSMEAQENAAATFFSLSGVDENRVAIGASGAIPALVTLFCEGSQRGKVDAAKALFNLCLSQGNKGQAIRAGIVPKLIEMLTEPDGDMRDEAMTIMAVVANHSDGQAAIGSMNVVSTLVELVSNRSPGNKENATSVLLLLCNGDPFYLSIVSSLGLVNPLLDLAGNGSEGPSGKLPSF; translated from the coding sequence ATGCTGATTGCTGAAGCGGGTGCTATACCCCACCTTGTTGATCTCCTCTATGCACCTGATGCTGGCACCCAAGAGCATGTAGTTACTGCTCTCCTGAACTTGTCTATCAATGTGGATAATAAAGAGCGCATCATGGCTTCAGAGGCTGTGCCAGGCATCCTTCATGTGCTAGAAAATGGTAGTATGGAAGCTCAGGAAAATGCAGCAGCCACCTTTTTCAGCCTCTCTGGGGTGGATGAGAACAGAGTGGCAATTGGTGCGTCTGGAGCAATCCCAGCATTAGTTACTCTATTTTGTGAGGGAAGTCAAAGAGGGAAGGTGGATGCCGCAAAAGCACTATTCAATCTGTGTTTATCCCAAGGGAACAAAGGACAAGCAATTAGGGCTGGTATTGTCCCTAAGTTGATAGAAATGCTAACAGAACCTGATGGGGATATGAGGGATGAGGCAATGACAATAATGGCTGTAGTGGCTAACCATTCTGATGGACAAGCAGCAATTGGATCTATGAATGTTGTATCCACTTTGGTGGAATTAGTCAGTAACAGATCTCCTGGGAACAAAGAGAATGCAACTTCAGTGTTGCTTCTCCTATGTAATGGAGACCCTTTTTATTTGTCCATTGTCAGTTCACTTGGGTTGGTCAATCCTCTCTTGGACCTGGCAGGAAATGGTTCAGAAGGGCCAAGCGGAAAGCTTCCCAGCTTCTAG